One Onthophagus taurus isolate NC chromosome 11, IU_Otau_3.0, whole genome shotgun sequence genomic window carries:
- the LOC111425051 gene encoding histone acetyltransferase Tip60 isoform X2 encodes MKVEMEDIDDTTICDSVSSLIEGCRLPVHMKGTDDWPLAEIISIKDNQGKRQYYVHYVDFNKRLDEWVTEESLDTRKVHFPRRDGGSNTGVSTPKKVHIGAGGSVSRPSSPVSSSGELVNGSAVLAAALRKTIHNKKRKLPSLESEDSMDAPPSLPYTPHTPQMPLTPHTPQPQQPTQNQTPTSQPPPGPRQSGSMVSHHDDVITRMKNVDMIELGRHRIKPWYFAPYPQMVGIPCIYICEFCLKYRKSRKCLERHLAKCNLRHPPGNEIYRKENISFFEIDGRKNKCYAQNLCLLAKLFLDHKTLYYDTDPFLFYVMTVFDNRGFHIVGYFSKEKESTEDYNVACILTMPPYQRKGYGKLLIEFSYELSKFEGKTGSPEKPLSDLGLLSYRSYWAQTILEILLSMKPVGDNEKPQITINEICELTSIKKEDVISTLQNLNLINYYKGQYIITLNKDIIQTHKKAMETRYIRIDPKCLHWTPKDWGKRAKW; translated from the exons ATGAAAGTGGAAATGGAAGACATTGACGATACCACAATATGCGATTCCGTC TCTTCTTTAATAGAAGGATGTCGATTGCCGGTTCATATGAAAGGAACCGACGATTGGC CTTTGGCAGAAATAATAAGTATAAAAGATAACCAGGGTAAAAGGCAATACTATGTTCATTATGTTGATT ttAATAAGCGACTGGATGAGTGGGTTACCGAAGAATCTCTCGATACGAGAAAAGTCCATTTCCCCAGACGAGATGGTGGAAGTAATACGGGTGTTTCAACGCCTAAAAAAGTTCACATTGGGGCTGGAGGGTCTGTGTCGAGACCCTCAAGTCCTGTATCAAGTAGTGGTGAGTTAGTAAATGGAAGTGCAGTCTTAGCAGCTGCTTTAAGAAAAACcattcataacaaaaaaagaaagttgCCTTCGTTGGAAAGTGAAGACTCCATGGATGCACCTCCTTCTTTACCTTACACTCCACATACACCCCAAATGCCTTTAACACCTCATACTCCACAACCTCAACAACCCACACAAAATCAAACTCCAACCAGTCAACCACCCCCTGGTCCTAGACAATCAGGTAGTATGGTTTCTCATCATGATGATGTTATTACTAGGatgaaaaatgttgatatGATCGAATTAGGAAGGCATAGGATTAAACCGTGGTATTTTGCACCTTATCCacag ATGGTTGGAATTCCATGCATTTATATTTgcgaattttgtttaaaatatcgtaaaagTCGCAAGTGTTTAGAACGACACCTAGCTAAATGTAATTTAAGACATCCTCCCGGTAACGAAATTTACCGTAAAGAAAACATATCGTTCTTTGAAATCGACGGTCGCAAAAACAAATGTTACGCTCAAAATTTGTGTTTGCTGgcgaaattatttttggacCATAAAACTTTGTACTACGATACGGATCCGTTCCTTTTTTACGTAATGACAGTGTTCGATAATCGAGGATTTCACATTGTCGGGTATTTttcgaaagaaaaagaatctaCCGAAGATTATAACGTAGCTTGTATTTTAACGATGCCTCCGTATCAACGAAAAGGATATGGGAAATTACTTATAGAATTTA gttATGAACTATCGAAATTTGAGGGTAAGACTGGATCTCCTGAAAAACCATTATCCGATTTAGGTTTACTTTCGTATAGAAGTTATTGGGCGCAGAcgattttagaaattttattatccaTGAAACCAGTTGGTGATAACGAAAAACCACAAATTACCATAAA CGAAATCTGCGAACTGACTAGTATTAAGAAAGAAGATGTGATCTCaacattacaaaatttaaatctcaTCAACTATTACAAAGGTCAATACATCATCACCTTAAACAAAGACATCATTCAAACGCATAAAAAAGCGATGGAAACTAGGTACATTCGAATCGATCCGAAATGTTTACATTGGACGCCCAAAGATTGGGGGAAACGGGCAAAATggtga
- the LOC111425051 gene encoding histone acetyltransferase Tip60 isoform X1, translating into MKVEMEDIDDTTICDSVSSLIEGCRLPVHMKGTDDWPLAEIISIKDNQGKRQYYVHYVDFNKRLDEWVTEESLDTRKVHFPRRDGGSNTGVSTPKKVHIGAGGSVSRPSSPVSSSGELVNGSAVLAAALRKTIHNKKRKLPSLESEDSMDAPPSLPYTPHTPQMPLTPHTPQPQQPTQNQTPTSQPPPGPRQSGSMVSHHDDVITRMKNVDMIELGRHRIKPWYFAPYPQEMVGIPCIYICEFCLKYRKSRKCLERHLAKCNLRHPPGNEIYRKENISFFEIDGRKNKCYAQNLCLLAKLFLDHKTLYYDTDPFLFYVMTVFDNRGFHIVGYFSKEKESTEDYNVACILTMPPYQRKGYGKLLIEFSYELSKFEGKTGSPEKPLSDLGLLSYRSYWAQTILEILLSMKPVGDNEKPQITINEICELTSIKKEDVISTLQNLNLINYYKGQYIITLNKDIIQTHKKAMETRYIRIDPKCLHWTPKDWGKRAKW; encoded by the exons ATGAAAGTGGAAATGGAAGACATTGACGATACCACAATATGCGATTCCGTC TCTTCTTTAATAGAAGGATGTCGATTGCCGGTTCATATGAAAGGAACCGACGATTGGC CTTTGGCAGAAATAATAAGTATAAAAGATAACCAGGGTAAAAGGCAATACTATGTTCATTATGTTGATT ttAATAAGCGACTGGATGAGTGGGTTACCGAAGAATCTCTCGATACGAGAAAAGTCCATTTCCCCAGACGAGATGGTGGAAGTAATACGGGTGTTTCAACGCCTAAAAAAGTTCACATTGGGGCTGGAGGGTCTGTGTCGAGACCCTCAAGTCCTGTATCAAGTAGTGGTGAGTTAGTAAATGGAAGTGCAGTCTTAGCAGCTGCTTTAAGAAAAACcattcataacaaaaaaagaaagttgCCTTCGTTGGAAAGTGAAGACTCCATGGATGCACCTCCTTCTTTACCTTACACTCCACATACACCCCAAATGCCTTTAACACCTCATACTCCACAACCTCAACAACCCACACAAAATCAAACTCCAACCAGTCAACCACCCCCTGGTCCTAGACAATCAGGTAGTATGGTTTCTCATCATGATGATGTTATTACTAGGatgaaaaatgttgatatGATCGAATTAGGAAGGCATAGGATTAAACCGTGGTATTTTGCACCTTATCCacag GAGATGGTTGGAATTCCATGCATTTATATTTgcgaattttgtttaaaatatcgtaaaagTCGCAAGTGTTTAGAACGACACCTAGCTAAATGTAATTTAAGACATCCTCCCGGTAACGAAATTTACCGTAAAGAAAACATATCGTTCTTTGAAATCGACGGTCGCAAAAACAAATGTTACGCTCAAAATTTGTGTTTGCTGgcgaaattatttttggacCATAAAACTTTGTACTACGATACGGATCCGTTCCTTTTTTACGTAATGACAGTGTTCGATAATCGAGGATTTCACATTGTCGGGTATTTttcgaaagaaaaagaatctaCCGAAGATTATAACGTAGCTTGTATTTTAACGATGCCTCCGTATCAACGAAAAGGATATGGGAAATTACTTATAGAATTTA gttATGAACTATCGAAATTTGAGGGTAAGACTGGATCTCCTGAAAAACCATTATCCGATTTAGGTTTACTTTCGTATAGAAGTTATTGGGCGCAGAcgattttagaaattttattatccaTGAAACCAGTTGGTGATAACGAAAAACCACAAATTACCATAAA CGAAATCTGCGAACTGACTAGTATTAAGAAAGAAGATGTGATCTCaacattacaaaatttaaatctcaTCAACTATTACAAAGGTCAATACATCATCACCTTAAACAAAGACATCATTCAAACGCATAAAAAAGCGATGGAAACTAGGTACATTCGAATCGATCCGAAATGTTTACATTGGACGCCCAAAGATTGGGGGAAACGGGCAAAATggtga